A region of the Amphiprion ocellaris isolate individual 3 ecotype Okinawa chromosome 22, ASM2253959v1, whole genome shotgun sequence genome:
GAGGTATTATATATCTAAAAGTGCGTCAGTTTGCGTCTagattcaatttttttgttttatttcttcacaTAGTCGAGCCAAAGATCTTTACAGAGTGGAAAATAGATGTCATCACCCTATAAAATATTTCAGCAACCAGAAAAAGCATTCGTTTTTGCCATAGTGGTGCTTTTTGAGGTGAGTCTAGCAGTGAGGACGTTCTGAACTGTTACTTACGCGAAAGCAGAAATTAAAGTTGACTAATAGATATCATCATAAAACTTCCCCAGCTGATCACATTAAGCCATGCATTAATGTCCACAAAAGAAAACTCAACATTTAATGTAGCCTGCTTCAAAaggttgtttctttttattagtCAAAGGTTTTTACAGAAGGGATCATGGATTTTATCACTCCATAAATCCGAAAAACTctcaacaaccacaaaaaaaaaaacatccagtaaTATAATGTTCTGTAAATCAGGCTGTGGCTCATCTAAAAAGAAAcccctatgtgaaaaagtttAGAATTTAGAGAGGAATAAAACTGGAAGGTTTGCTGCATGTATTTACCACTGAAATGGACATTTCTGGCTCAGAATTTGAGAAACATATAATAGGAGGTGTAGTAAAATAAACagctaaatgtgtattttggatgCTTTCTTTCCATTAGGTTGACAGAATTACAAAATTGGTCAgaacatggaaaaaaacaaacagacatagTTTTGTCTTAAATCAAAATGAGGCTATAAGTGACTGGACTTTAAATGCATGTGGGTGACATAAGTTGTCAAAACATCCAGAGACATGTCAAATCGTTTGTGACGATTTTCAAAAAGCAATGCTTCTTGTTTACCTTTCTACCTTCTACCCCAGAAATGTGTGTCCAAGTGCAGCAAATAATTTCCTGCTGGTCTTTGgcttctttattttctctgctCGGGCAGATGCTTGGCAGAGTGGAGACGCTGCCAAAGAGTCCTCCGTGTTTGTCACGTACTGTGCTGCTGGAAcgacacccacacccacacccacacccacacccacccaACCTCCACTGCTGGAACAGTGCCACCTGAACAAGACCGATCACCAGGATCCAAAAGGAGGCCCATACAGTAAATGAGTGGATCCTTTTGTCTCTCAAAGCTTTGTGTTGTTGGTAAGAACTACTCGAGGAAGCACGCTGGATTGTTTTCATGCTTAAATTCCCATGGCACGCTATATTTCCTTGAAGGAAATTATTCCTATAATTTGCAATAAAAAGCAGGTTTTCTGATCCATTAGTGACGGGCTGTAAAGTGTAAGCAttattttactcactgtagccTGTTTTGTTGTATATTTTCATACAAATGGCAAATTCTCAGTATCCCAGACGCTATATTATCATATACACATAAAAAATTGATTCAGCATGTGGGGATGGAtcattgattttattgtttgCACTCATCTTGACATTCTGTCAAGCACAGTGAGGAAACATGGCGGGTGGTGCCCGTATCCATGGATACGGGCAGGAGATGGCTGAGAGGTTGGAGGGGCTGGGGGCTGGTACAGAGGAGCTGAGTTGGCAGGGGTCCTGGCAGTTCCGCTTTTTAATAGAGGTTCTTCTGCACGTAGGCGGCGATGTACTTGACGGCCAGCATGGTCTCCTCGCATGTGGGCTTGATCTGAGACTCGGGCAGCAGGAAGCCATAACGACCAGTGTCACGCAACTCGAAGGTGAAGGAATATTTCACTCCCAGGTCGTAGGCCCAGTCATCAGAACCTCCAGCAGCAGGGTCTAAGGGCAGATAAGGAGAGGCGGATTAATCAGAGGGAGCTATGCTGATGGCCTGGGACAGTCTGGACAAGGTTTCATACAAATAGTGCTTCAGGGGGGTGCTAAGAAAAAATTCTTCCTTGAGATAGCTGTGTGTGCTCCTGATTGCCTTTTGCCTTTTGAGGCCACATCTCTCAATGGAGATTTGTGCATCGTGAACACATCATAATGCATAACATTAGAGGCAGAAATAGACTTTCAGAGAACACTCCCAATACAGCTGCTGCACTTACAGATAGTTGTAGCGCCAGGTCCACTGGTGTAGCGGGTGCCATACAGACTACGCAGAGCAGAGGAGGCTCCCTCGGCAATGCTCATCTACAATACAAAGAAAAGATGTGTTAAAGGACGAATTCATAGAGTTTTGACCATATTAAATCCAGGTATATTCATAGAAATTAGTGAATATGTTGATAAAACTCCAACAGAGTCTCATTTAGCcatatcagacaaaaaaataaaacagagtgTATCAAACTGAGCAGTGCAATGTTTTATAGATTATAAATCCATGGTTTTGatttataaatgtaaaatttagtTAGGcagaaccacagagaaacaaCCATTATTATGCAACTGTTATCAAGAATTACAagtatatgttgtttttttcccctctgcagCATCCACCATCCATTGCACTACTTcaaaccaaacatttttagcaaTATTACAGAAAACAGTAATAGCTTCACCGAATTGCAAGGGGAAATGAAACCCCTGCACAACCCCCTCAGAGAAATGCACGAGCAGGAAATGATATTTCTGGGTGGACAGATGAGTTTTGACAGATCCCTGGAGTTCTTTTGTTCTGAAAAGTGTCAGAAGAGAGCCTAAATTACATGTGAGTAATATGGAGGCAGAGATGTGTGATCTGCCACCGTTAGTGTGATAGCTGGAACAGGGGTGTGAGTGTTAACTGTGCAACCCTCGGACACCCCGGTGAGAGGTAAAAGAGCCATGAGAATGAGACATGTGAGCGGGGAGTAAATGATTTGCAGCAGCTAAGTGTGGCTCTTAGATAAGAGTCACACTGTAATGGGACTGGGCTGAGTTCTTGCTTAagcttttggaaacattttcgAGATATTGAGATAAGTTTCTattatattcatgttttataaGGTCTCTTTGTtccaaaaaaatggatttacTTCAACATGAGATGCAAACCTTACTTTTAAAGCTCCACAGTGAGCCTCTAATGAATATAGTTCCTGCATTCATGCAACATAATTGGAAATTCATTAGCAGATTGGTGATTTTAGAAACTGCAGTTAATGTAATCTATAGAATAAGATGACTACGGCCTTTAATACATGCCTGTTAATTATTATTTGAAGAGTCAGACtgatttgaaatgtaacatATCCATGTCTGAAACAGTAAATCTACATCTATTGTTATTTCCACTGCTTACATGTACATTTCCAGAAAGACTCTCTAGCACTGCAGCACATTCATGATGCATCTGACACTGCACTGATGTATAATTATCTATTCATTGTGACTAAGCCGGTGCATCCCGATTCAACAGCATGTACTGCACAGTGAGTCGCTGATTAGACATGATGTCGACTGACCAGCTCATTGTGTGTCGCGGCCAGATCGTAGGTGTAGGAGTAGGGGAAGAGCAGCAGCTGGGAGTAGGAGTGGATGGTGAGGTAGGCCTTGATGACGGACTTGTTCTTGCGGATGAAGTTGGCCACATTCTTGACCTCAATCTCAGACTCAGGTGTGGCTCCACAGTAGGTGTCGCTGCAGGGGTTGCTGGAGGCTCCCAGGGCTGCAGTGGCATTGTGGAGAAGCATTAACGACACGTGCATTGTGACCACATTCAACTGTTTTACACAAGTTCAGTCGTCATGAGGAGTTTTGGCTTGAGGCTACAAATTTAGACAGCATGAGATACAAAATGGACGTGTGGAGTTTAATGGGGTCAGTTTTTAGCAGGTTGGGTAGCTCTAATTAAACATACCAACTTGCATTTTGGAACTAAAAAGTCAGAATATCTCGGCCTTTGCTGCACAGATTTcaagctttttaaaatcttttactTACAAAGCGCCCACCTTTACAGAAATACAGTAATAAATTATTGCATTGCCATTTTAAGATCTGACATATAACTGCATATGTTGCACTTACTGCACCAGCCAGCATCGAAGTTCCTGTTGGGATCGGCTCCAATGCAGCTGGATCCAGATTTCCTGGAGCGGGTCTTTCTCCACATCCTGTTCTAAAGTTTCCAAGTGGACAAAGTGCACAAGGCagatgtgctttttttaaaaaaatcaacaaatactttaaaataaacaccgcagtatagtttttcttttacatctaaaaaaaaattcaaacgaCCTGTTCCCACCacttaaataaaatacacaaatgaaagATAAAAAGTCCAATTTACTCATTTaaattgcaaacattattttgatgagttGGGCTGATATAATAATGTTACATCAACTTAacattgtgtgtaatttaaactcaaatttctgcattttttgacTTAAAACTAAATTTCAGTCAAAGCAACTTAATGATATTGGCTTgctaacttgtgtttttttcatcttgaGTTCAGGTTGTGAAGTTTCCTTCCTCATCTTAACATGCCTGTACAATTTCGGATTTTTAAGAcgtataaataattaaacatacCTTTGATCTTTGAACTAATTGTAGTTTGTCGGTCAAATATAATTTCAGTAGAACTTAACCCAACTCAAAGAAACCTGATGcaaatttgttaattttttttgttgagactaaatgttattttttagatAACATTAGGTCGGCTAGAAGTGGTGGCAACATACGTTGGTGTGGGTGTAGTGGTAGCCATCAACGTTGAAGACAGGCAGAACAAAGACATCCATCTGGTCGAGCAGGCTGGTCATCTGAGCGTCTGAGCCGTAGGTGGTCAGAGCCTGAggaacattgtaaaaaaaagtcagtggAAGCTTCTCTATGAATGCTTGCCATACAAATCCAGGTGTCTTCCTTACCTCATTGACAAACCACTGGCAGAAAGCAGGAGAGATCCACTCTCTGGCGTGGATACCACAGTCCAGGAAGATAGCAGGCTTGCTGGAGCTGGACTTCTTACCAAGCTGTGATTTTAAAGGTAACCATGCAACATTTGTGAGATGCAATTGCACTATGAGTTTAAAGCATAACTAAAGTTCTTCAACACGTGGGATTGTTGTTCATATTTAGATGACAGGTAAGTCTGAAATACCTTGAGGATGGTCATGGTGCGTCCCTCGTAGGTGTTTCCAATAGACTGCTTGCTGACCAGATTAGCGTTGGAGGAGGCAATGGAGTCAATCCAGGACTCGATCTGAAATCAGAAGAAAGTAttacataaaaactgaaaataactgtGCAGTCAGGATTTAGAATGAAAATAACTGTGCAGTCAGGATTTAGAATGAGACTGATGATGTTTTTGACTCTTACCACGCTCCAGGTGTTGTACTTGGTGTAGCTGTGCGCTCTGGGAGAAGGTCCAGTGTCAGCCTGACCATCAACAGCTCTCTGGA
Encoded here:
- the cpb1 gene encoding carboxypeptidase B; the encoded protein is MKVLLFFGLLAIALADNTRFEGEKVFRVKPVLDEHVTLIKDLAKSIEVDFWSPENAEQVTAGTDVDIRVPAIYLDLVYTMLQQSEMEHEVLIEDVQRAVDGQADTGPSPRAHSYTKYNTWSVIESWIDSIASSNANLVSKQSIGNTYEGRTMTILKLGKKSSSSKPAIFLDCGIHAREWISPAFCQWFVNEALTTYGSDAQMTSLLDQMDVFVLPVFNVDGYHYTHTNNRMWRKTRSRKSGSSCIGADPNRNFDAGWCTLGASSNPCSDTYCGATPESEIEVKNVANFIRKNKSVIKAYLTIHSYSQLLLFPYSYTYDLAATHNELMSIAEGASSALRSLYGTRYTSGPGATTIYPAAGGSDDWAYDLGVKYSFTFELRDTGRYGFLLPESQIKPTCEETMLAVKYIAAYVQKNLY